TGATTTTTTGACAAGTAAACAGAAGATTTGGTCATATAACTCCTTATCAAATAATGATTTGAACGCAAATTTGTCTTCTGGGATGACGGGGACGGTTGTATCGGCAAATCTGTTCTCTTTTGATAATATCTCGAATGAATGGTTGTTCAGCCCTAATATTATTGATGGCTCGGTAAAGAATTATTATTCATCGTTCTCCAACTTGCAAATGTCTGATGTCGTTTTGTCGGTGTCGGATAAGTTGACTGATTTTCTTACCAATAAAATTGTTGATAATGAATTCTTGAAAAAGAATATCCCGCTGTTAGGTAAATCTGCGACGGACGTTTTGGGAATTTATGCAAAGGTTTCGGAACTGATTAGTGAATTGCAACGTAATACTCCGGCCACGTTGCAAGAATTGAGTGCTCGCTTAGAAAAGTCGCTTGGTGCAAAACTAGCGTTCTCCATAGAACGAACGGGTATTAAAGTCTCTTTTGATTGGACGAAAGATGTTGGTGGTAATAAAGTTGCCATAGGCAGCTTGGCTTTGGGATCCGATAAGGTTTATGTGGGTGGTAATGCAGAAGCGTATTTAAACGGTAATGTTCATGTCATATTGGATATGATTGTTAAACCGTCAAGAAATGCTGGTGGATCTCTTCTTGATGTTGAAATCAAGGATACCTCTTCGGTTGATTTTAAAGTTTACATGAAGGGAAACCCGCTTAAGTTTGATTTGTCTGTGTCAGGTGGTGGATTAAGTGCGTCGCTGCTGAAGGTCGTGAGTACAAATGATAATCCGAGCTATTTGAATATGATGGCTCACATGAATCTCAAATTTAATTTGAAAGACGATAAATTTGTCTTAGATAATACGACTGATTTTAGAATTGGTGGCGAGTTACATGTTGAATGTGCTGGGTTGAATGTTGGCTCGGTGAAACTTGGCGTGTATGGCGATGATTCGTCGACTATTGAATGTTGGGATGGAAATGAAAGTAATCAATCTGGGACTTTTGATATTGCGCGTCTGACGGATATCAATGTTGTATGTGATAAACTTGGTTTAAAAAGCGATTCAGCTAAAGAAAAAAAAGGAAATCTTGTTTTAAATCTTAATACAGCGAATATTGATTTTGAAAAATTCTCGTTTTTCCAAAAATTGAGGCTTGTCGCAGATGGCTTGAGTTCGGTATTGCGTAAGGCTCAACTTGGTGTAAGTAAGACGTTTGTTTCTGAATCTATTCGTAAAATTCCGATGGTCGGAGATGCCATTGTTGCTGGTGCAGATTGCTTGTCAGAATTGGATTCGAAATTTATTGAACCGTTCCGAAAGTATGTTTATGGAGATCATGAATTAGATGCGGGTGTAGTTGCTGAATACCTATACGATATGTTGTCTAATGCAAATCTGTTGAAGAATTTAGATAAATGTAGTGAATCCAGTAAGATTGCTTGGGCCGGCTCTGTATTTGATAAATATTTCACGCGAGATGAAAATAATGGTGTCGTTCAGTACAATTATGATGCTCAAAAAGGATGTGCTGAATGGCATGTTTGTATTGGAGGCGAATATACATTAAATGCAAATGGTGATTTTGATATAGGTTTTTCTGGGTTGGGCTTAAGAGGTGAAGGTGGTGTAGAAACAAAATTTGAATGGAAATGGAATATTGGCTTTGGTATATCGAAAACTGAAGGTGCTTATATTCTTCTTTCAAATGGAACCGATGTCGATGACTCGTCAAAAAAGATAAAAGCGGATGGATTTAAGGTAAAGGCTAACCAAGATTCCGATTCTGATGATAAGACGAGTAATGATGTTGATCGTTACGAGATGACAGGTGATGATATTGAGCTTACGCTGACAATTACACCGACTGCTATAGCTAATGCCTCGCTTGGTTTTTTGAACGCTGATGTTAAAGTGTTGTCAAACGCACAAACCTTGCGTTTGGGTGTTGATTTGAATGATGGTAAGAATGGTTCTGATAGCTTAGTGGACGATAAACGTACCGATAAAGGTAAGGATTCTAAAATAAAGATTTCTGATTTAGGCAAGGCGCTTTCTGTTGAGGCGAACCTAACGGGAAATGTTGACTTTGAGGCGAAATTAACTTTAGGCTTGGATTTGAGTTCAACGGGAGTTTCAATTGGATTCCCGGAACTTGGGGCTAATTTCGAAATGAAATGGTCTGCAGAATATGGCAATATTGCTGGTAAATTAAATTCGCTTGGTTTTAACAGTATTTACTTAGATGCAGGCAGCTTTGCTGATAGAGTCCTCGGTCCGATGTTAGAAAAAATTAAGAAGGTTGTGGAACCCTTGCAACCGCTTATTGATTTCTTACAAATGGAAATTCCTGTTATCAATAAATTGCCTGTTGGTGCAAAGCATATAAAAATGTTAGACATAGTAAAGTCATTTGCAAAGGGTAAAGTTGATTTGGGCTTCTTAGATGATGTTGTTCAAATTGGCAATTTGATATCAAGTTACAAGAATTTGAATTTGAAGAAACTTGACCTTGGTAGTTTGGAATTGGTCGGTGCTTCTGTTGACTTTACGAAGGAATTAAATGGCCTCATTGATTTTAATGTTGGAAGTATTTCTTTAAAACCTGGTTCAGACCCAACAGCCAATGCGGCGGATGAAGCTCACAATGTGAGTGAAACGGAAAAATTATTCGGGAAAAATAATGGTACATATGGCTGGGCGTTCCCAATTATTCAGAGTCCAGCAGAACAAGTTATTAAGTTGCTGCTTGGTCAACATGCAGACCTTGTGACATATAGAATGCAACCGCTTGTCTTTGAAACGCAATGGGGCAAGAATTTCCCAATTGTCGGACCGCTCTGTGCCGATATTGGCTTTAATTTCGGTGCTGATATCCAGCTTGCCTTTGGTTGCGATACCTTAGGATTCGGAAAATGGAAAGATAGTCACTTCAAGGATTTCTGGGCCTTGATGGATGGCTTCTATATAAATGATTATGATGAAAACGGCGTTGATATTGCTGAAGTTATATTCCATTCGGGAATTACGGCTGGCGCAAGTGTTGGTGGTATTGCAGGGATCAATGTCGGTGTTGATTTGGATCTGAATTTGAATTTTGATGATCCCAATAATGATGGCAAGATTCGTTTGCAGGAATTGGCTCGCAATCTTTCACTGAACCCGTTGACAATTTTTGATGCCTCTGTAACGATGGAAATTGAGGCTTTTGCATACATCAATTATTTTATTGGAAGTGAAAAGTTTAATTTGTGGAAGAGTGGCGCCATAGAATTGTTCAATACCGATCGAGGAGATGCTGATGAACCGGTATTGACAACGGAACAAAATGGCGATGTATATATCAATATTGGCGATTATGCTGCTAAAAGAAATAAAGGTGATTTAAGTGATAATGCTGATTCAGTAACGATAAAAGTTAAATCAGCAACGTCATTTGATGTTACCTATAATGGCAAAACTCAATCTGTTACAATTGGGGAAAACCGTAGTCTTTATATTTATGCCGGTGAACATAATGATGTTATAAAATTTGAAACGGAAAATAGTGCCGTTGCTAAGTTTAATATCATTATCGATGGTGGAACAGGCAATGATGAAATCGATTTAAGTAAGGTTACTTTAAATGATTCTTGTATTGCTGTTGTAATTGGTGGTTTAGGTGCTGATATTATTTATGGTGCAAGTGGACGTAATTTCTTGTTTGGAGAAACGGTGCTTCCGTTGCAATATAAAAAGGATGATCAGGAGAAAATAGGAGATGTTCTTTGCGCTGAGTCTTACCCTGACGATGGCTCTGCAGAAATCAACAAGATTGTTGCAAATGGAACCAAGAAAAATGTGATTTTCGGTGGTGCTGGCGGCGATATAATTGTTGGTGGTTTGGGGGCAGACGTTATCTTTGGCGATGGTGGCCGGTATATCAATGGCATTGCGGATAGATATGATATATTTGAAAATGGCGGCGATGATATAATATATGGTCGTTCGGGTGAAGATTATATCATGGGTGGTGCTGGAGATGATACCATTTGTGGTGGCAACGATAGAGATTTCATTTTTGGAGGTCTCGGCAAAGACTTAATCTCTGGTGGTGCCGGTGATGACGAAATTGATGCAGGTGAAGGCGTTGATGTCGTCTTTGGCGACGCGCTTCCGCAGGGCATCAATGACCTTATCAAAAAGACCTTCCGGACAGGATACATTCCAGAAACATTGAGGACGGGTTTGTCGTTTAATAGTGTTTCTATAGCGCCCCAAAATATAAGTTCTTTCTCTTATACAGAAGCTGCTGTTTCGCAGTTTGGTAACGATGTGATTTATGGCGGCGACGGCTCAGATGTTATCTTTGGTGATAATGGACAAAATAATGGTGATAATGGTGGAAATGATAGAATTTACGGTGGCTCAGGAAATGATTTGATTGATGGTGATGCCGGAAACGACTATGTTGATGGTGGCATTGGCGAAGATGTGATTTATGGTGGCCAAGGCGACGATACTCTTGATGGCGGTGCCGATAACGACATTGTTTTCGGCGATGATGGCTTCAATGGAAAAAATGGTAAAGAAACTTCGGATCTTTTCGTAGGTAAGCCCTCCGATGATAATCAGAACAAAACATTTGGACAAAGTATAAGCAAATTTGCTAGAGAGTTCGATTATACCGCGTTTACAAAAGCTGTGGACAAGGGTGGAAACGATATCATTATGGCAGGAAACGGCAGTGATATTGTTGACGGACAGAGTGGTGAAGACACATACAAAGTCAAGATGATGGATAATGGAAACTTGGCTTACACCAATGTGATGGATTCTGGCGAAAATGATAAACAAGATTCCATGATTATTGATGGTACAGTCAATGCGGATGATTTCTTGATTCGTGCATCAACGGAAAATCTTGGCTTTGTTGCGAAATTACCATCGCAAAAGGATGCTCAAATTCAACGAGTCAATTTCTGGAAAAAAGACGATGCTTATTATGGAATTGAAAATATTTCGTTGAATGCTGGTGCTGGTAACGATAATATTGCTATTGATGGAACGTTGTCTACGATTTCTATTGATGCTGGTGCAGGCAATGATTACATTACAGTTGGTCAAATGTTCAATTCCGTCCGTGAAAGTGGCGATGTGAATAGTAATGTATTGCCGAAGGATTCTTTTGAAACCACGAAAAACGCTAAGGGATATTTAAGCAATGGTGTTGAACATTCCACGTCGATTGTTGGTGGTGAGGGTAATGATACCTTCAACCTGCTCCATAATACGGCCGCCATTTCGCTTGCTGGTGGTGCTGGTAAAGATACGTTCAATGTGGCGTTGTTCCAAGAAGTACATGATGATGGAACCAAATCAATTATTGAAAATGGTCCAGTTACTTTGATCGGTGGAGCAGACACTGATAAGATGAGCATTATCGGCAGTGATGGTGATGATACATTTGTGCTTTCTCAGGGGAAAGTTCTCGGTAATGGAATAGACATCTTGTCCGTAAGCATTGAGAATAAGAATGTTTATGGTGGCGATGGTGATGATTCTTTCTATGTGCTTGATTCTGTAGAAAATGAAGTGACCAAGCTGTACGGCAATAAGGGGAATGATAGTTTCTACAATGGTGGTGCTGGAACGGCAGAAGTTCCTGATATTACTGCAAACAGTAAAAATTCTGATCCGAATGCAATTGGTGTTGATTTTTACAGTGCCGATGGAAAAAATAAACTAGAACTTGCCAAGAGTACTCTTGATGAAGATGGTGTAAGTAAGACTGTTTATAAAATTAAACTGGATAAGGCACCAAAGGCTGGTGAAATTGTTTCTGTAACGATTTTTGCTCCTGGTGAGACCTCTGAAGCCTTAGAACGTGGTGATCGTGGAATTTGGCTTGCTTATAACAATGCAGATGGTGTGGAATGCTATTGCAAGTCTATAACTTATAAATTTGCGGCTAGTGCTGATAACTCTAATAATGTGCTAGCATGGAATTCCCTTGCCGATGTAAAATTGGTTGCTTTTGGCGACAGTGTTCGTGAAGGTGATGACTACTTCTCGCTGTTGCATAATGTGACGATTGAATCAACTGCAACAGATGCCACAGGGGATAATACGCTTTCTAATTTGAAAGATTGTAAAAATGCATTGATCTTCTTTAATGAGTTGGATAATTCAAATGGCTTTACGAACCAGTTCTCTGTAACAGATGAATATTTGTTGACGAGTACTGATGTTGCTCAAAAGTCGTTGACTTGTTACTTGAAGGCTTTGCCTGAAGAAAAAGATATTGTGGCATGGCTCGTGCATGATGGATCTCCGGTGACAATTCCTGTAAGTGATTTGACGAGAAATCAATCTAATAATGCATTGACTGTTAATTGCGAAACCATGCCGATTAATGGTGTTGATGAAAGTGGGAATCCTGTGGTATCTACAGCCTGCTGGCCAGTTGGAACGAAATTCTATTTCAATTACAAATCAGATGCGGTTTATGTTGAAGAATCGAGTGTTGTTCAAATGGCGAATAGTACAGATGGCATGACGGCTCATCTGATATATGTTCCGTTTGATAAATCCATAGGACAATATGATGATGAAAATGCGTGCGTGATTGTTCCAAAAACGCAACGCAATAATGCTGGTAACTATAGCTATTATTATGAAACCGCTGGTACTCAAATAATTATCTGTAGTGTGAGTACGGGTAAACCGATACAGATAAATGGTAATTTGTACTTGGCATGGACAGAACACGAAAATTCCACATCTGTTACAATTAAAGATGAATTAGATTCTTATAAGGAATCCTCAACTCAAAATATTAAGGATCGTCTCACAGATGATACCATTGCTGATATCAAGGGCCCCATGTATGAAGATGGTGCTGGAAAGGAAGCTTCCCTCGGCGATCATGACCTTCTGATGATTCATTATGGTGAAATACCTGATTATACAGAAGGTAGTGACGATGAACAGAATGGTATTAGTGATGTTGATAAGGCCGCACGCAAAGCTGCTGAAGAAGAGGCTGCCAAGTTCGATGAAGGCAACAGCAAGGACCGAATCTTTGTAAACAACCGTAATAATACTAAGGCCGGTGTGCAAAATGACCTTAACGCCTTGAACGATGTGGCCACATTTGACAATATCCTTATCGCCAAGGATGTTGATTCTGCATCGGTTTTGCAAAAGACAGAAGATGTCGTAAAACAGGCCGATACGGAATGGCGTGATTCCGATAAGCATTCCCTGCGCTTGGACCATAAGGATGCCGGGGCTTCGGTCACGAACCAGTTTAATTTGGGCAATATGGAGTATGCCGAAATCAATCTGGGCCAAGGCGTAGACCGAGTTGATGTACACAAGACTGTCTATCGTGAAGATGGCTTCCAGACCTTTACGGTGGTGAATAGCGGTAAGGGCGGCGATACCGTCAATGTGCACAGCTATGCCGAAGAAAAGTCCGATAAGATTGCGACATTGAAAAATCTGTCTGCGACGAACTATAATGGCTCTATAAAGAACGTTGTTGCGTACAATGTGTCTGGCTTAACTTTCTGTGAAGGCAAGTCTGCTGCTACATTGACTAGTGTTAAGAATGCCAATGCTACGGCTGAAAAGAATGGCCTAATTGATAGAAATAGGGTCTTCTTGAACGTCGAATTTTCTGATGGTACGCTTCAACGTCGTGAAATTGTGTTGGATGCATACGATATTACGAAGATGCTTTTGCTCAAGCGTGCGCTAACGCCTGTGGCACTGGGAGTTTCAATCGTTTCGATGTATCTGGCGAATGGTTATACGGGCGATGGCTTGCTGGTTGTAAACGCACAGAGCGGTAATGATACCATTAATGCTATGGGTGACAATGATGCTGATGGCAAGTCCAAGGTGACTCGCGAAGGCATGGTTGTAATTGGCGGAACAGGTAACGATACACTCAAGGTCAATACGAACGTAATCGCCTTTGGTGACCGTGGTCAGGTGATTTACGAGAATGAAAAGGGTGAGGTGGTTACCCGCCTGGGTTCGCTGGATGTGGATTCGTCTATTACCAAAGATGATGTCTTGGACCAGTACGATTACACGACTCCTTCGGCAAAGACCCAGAAAGTCAACGGAAAGGATGTTCCCGTTACCAACTATTATCAGACCGACGGTGTGGTGCGTGACCCCAAGTATATCCATTCTGTAAGTGAAAAGGTTGGCGGAACCGATACGATTATCGCCAATGGCGATAGAAATGTGGTTCTTGGCGGTGCCGGTGCCGATACTATTTCCCTGAATGGTTCTGATAACGTTGCTGTTGGTGATAATGGCGAAGTCAAGTTTGCTAATAGTGTTGTGGTCAAGAACGCTTCTGGCGATGTGGTTAATCATGTTTATGGTGATTCTACCAAGACTTACCTGAACTATGTGCAGTCTACGTTTGATGCAGATGGCGATACGGACACGATTACAACCAAGGATGGAAAGAATGTTGTAATTGGCGGTACCGCTTCCGACAGGAT
This genomic stretch from Fibrobacter sp. UWH4 harbors:
- a CDS encoding calcium-binding protein; the protein is MGLLSKVDTDETLPDFSVVGSFVGGQNITPKYEKAYNVDLNFALDNANGLLDNNLTLNSPSDLCLNGVGISSLSNASWGVNDTLLSQIKHVQMGDVLNTLNDMLHDLSMAALKNDDLLKNDVLDGMLDQKSTSLINFSTMFDPIIKYPPKSMQELMNRLQELSNIWNTGCGVPLTPIHATISESNGDYTLNIPFLIFSGNTSKVSLSNYFLKQIVNGKNSTYLDKIGLSVVDKNALDYENSSLLCFNMDIALTNQGRLIIEKDSTLKNILNYDSSKSETLSQLGKSYAVVATRAIAEEIDVEISEDIEILLSDGKKSQNVSIKKGVVDNSSISQDILTGLSLKDSAASVYHNSGCCLFEISPTISVDINVVSGKSQEIGVLGKRSFEKSYLFNLIAGSSLTIDGNTYTVEKYKERDFVSLIGGTLSNKSGFKVSFVEPDGLAPILLIQNELDDFSTFGGGKLCRTLILYRNEQNHVVEKNELANPFTLTFEMSSSVVDAYSTTSTKVKTFVLNFEPEDFAACNTGDDVARVVNEKLSRYVLVASSGKQAVVAEIVHEENLSTKTTLQKIVFRCSGPSFKVTASEDTLGFAKNTAVNSSSDSIRLDIDGSIYDVSLYDSLNDALDDGAGNDLTIENLVKIIQKKIKQKYSKDVDIDSTGTSFKKLKKIEGLNGFTLVDALGLNDGVDSSTSETERQKIVKPLVAISNVTLLMSDTIKPSALSAHANMGMLGIDFTGKVHFEAGYKKTASSWNDFLTSKQKIWSYNSLSNNDLNANLSSGMTGTVVSANLFSFDNISNEWLFSPNIIDGSVKNYYSSFSNLQMSDVVLSVSDKLTDFLTNKIVDNEFLKKNIPLLGKSATDVLGIYAKVSELISELQRNTPATLQELSARLEKSLGAKLAFSIERTGIKVSFDWTKDVGGNKVAIGSLALGSDKVYVGGNAEAYLNGNVHVILDMIVKPSRNAGGSLLDVEIKDTSSVDFKVYMKGNPLKFDLSVSGGGLSASLLKVVSTNDNPSYLNMMAHMNLKFNLKDDKFVLDNTTDFRIGGELHVECAGLNVGSVKLGVYGDDSSTIECWDGNESNQSGTFDIARLTDINVVCDKLGLKSDSAKEKKGNLVLNLNTANIDFEKFSFFQKLRLVADGLSSVLRKAQLGVSKTFVSESIRKIPMVGDAIVAGADCLSELDSKFIEPFRKYVYGDHELDAGVVAEYLYDMLSNANLLKNLDKCSESSKIAWAGSVFDKYFTRDENNGVVQYNYDAQKGCAEWHVCIGGEYTLNANGDFDIGFSGLGLRGEGGVETKFEWKWNIGFGISKTEGAYILLSNGTDVDDSSKKIKADGFKVKANQDSDSDDKTSNDVDRYEMTGDDIELTLTITPTAIANASLGFLNADVKVLSNAQTLRLGVDLNDGKNGSDSLVDDKRTDKGKDSKIKISDLGKALSVEANLTGNVDFEAKLTLGLDLSSTGVSIGFPELGANFEMKWSAEYGNIAGKLNSLGFNSIYLDAGSFADRVLGPMLEKIKKVVEPLQPLIDFLQMEIPVINKLPVGAKHIKMLDIVKSFAKGKVDLGFLDDVVQIGNLISSYKNLNLKKLDLGSLELVGASVDFTKELNGLIDFNVGSISLKPGSDPTANAADEAHNVSETEKLFGKNNGTYGWAFPIIQSPAEQVIKLLLGQHADLVTYRMQPLVFETQWGKNFPIVGPLCADIGFNFGADIQLAFGCDTLGFGKWKDSHFKDFWALMDGFYINDYDENGVDIAEVIFHSGITAGASVGGIAGINVGVDLDLNLNFDDPNNDGKIRLQELARNLSLNPLTIFDASVTMEIEAFAYINYFIGSEKFNLWKSGAIELFNTDRGDADEPVLTTEQNGDVYINIGDYAAKRNKGDLSDNADSVTIKVKSATSFDVTYNGKTQSVTIGENRSLYIYAGEHNDVIKFETENSAVAKFNIIIDGGTGNDEIDLSKVTLNDSCIAVVIGGLGADIIYGASGRNFLFGETVLPLQYKKDDQEKIGDVLCAESYPDDGSAEINKIVANGTKKNVIFGGAGGDIIVGGLGADVIFGDGGRYINGIADRYDIFENGGDDIIYGRSGEDYIMGGAGDDTICGGNDRDFIFGGLGKDLISGGAGDDEIDAGEGVDVVFGDALPQGINDLIKKTFRTGYIPETLRTGLSFNSVSIAPQNISSFSYTEAAVSQFGNDVIYGGDGSDVIFGDNGQNNGDNGGNDRIYGGSGNDLIDGDAGNDYVDGGIGEDVIYGGQGDDTLDGGADNDIVFGDDGFNGKNGKETSDLFVGKPSDDNQNKTFGQSISKFAREFDYTAFTKAVDKGGNDIIMAGNGSDIVDGQSGEDTYKVKMMDNGNLAYTNVMDSGENDKQDSMIIDGTVNADDFLIRASTENLGFVAKLPSQKDAQIQRVNFWKKDDAYYGIENISLNAGAGNDNIAIDGTLSTISIDAGAGNDYITVGQMFNSVRESGDVNSNVLPKDSFETTKNAKGYLSNGVEHSTSIVGGEGNDTFNLLHNTAAISLAGGAGKDTFNVALFQEVHDDGTKSIIENGPVTLIGGADTDKMSIIGSDGDDTFVLSQGKVLGNGIDILSVSIENKNVYGGDGDDSFYVLDSVENEVTKLYGNKGNDSFYNGGAGTAEVPDITANSKNSDPNAIGVDFYSADGKNKLELAKSTLDEDGVSKTVYKIKLDKAPKAGEIVSVTIFAPGETSEALERGDRGIWLAYNNADGVECYCKSITYKFAASADNSNNVLAWNSLADVKLVAFGDSVREGDDYFSLLHNVTIESTATDATGDNTLSNLKDCKNALIFFNELDNSNGFTNQFSVTDEYLLTSTDVAQKSLTCYLKALPEEKDIVAWLVHDGSPVTIPVSDLTRNQSNNALTVNCETMPINGVDESGNPVVSTACWPVGTKFYFNYKSDAVYVEESSVVQMANSTDGMTAHLIYVPFDKSIGQYDDENACVIVPKTQRNNAGNYSYYYETAGTQIIICSVSTGKPIQINGNLYLAWTEHENSTSVTIKDELDSYKESSTQNIKDRLTDDTIADIKGPMYEDGAGKEASLGDHDLLMIHYGEIPDYTEGSDDEQNGISDVDKAARKAAEEEAAKFDEGNSKDRIFVNNRNNTKAGVQNDLNALNDVATFDNILIAKDVDSASVLQKTEDVVKQADTEWRDSDKHSLRLDHKDAGASVTNQFNLGNMEYAEINLGQGVDRVDVHKTVYREDGFQTFTVVNSGKGGDTVNVHSYAEEKSDKIATLKNLSATNYNGSIKNVVAYNVSGLTFCEGKSAATLTSVKNANATAEKNGLIDRNRVFLNVEFSDGTLQRREIVLDAYDITKMLLLKRALTPVALGVSIVSMYLANGYTGDGLLVVNAQSGNDTINAMGDNDADGKSKVTREGMVVIGGTGNDTLKVNTNVIAFGDRGQVIYENEKGEVVTRLGSLDVDSSITKDDVLDQYDYTTPSAKTQKVNGKDVPVTNYYQTDGVVRDPKYIHSVSEKVGGTDTIIANGDRNVVLGGAGADTISLNGSDNVAVGDNGEVKFANSVVVKNASGDVVNHVYGDSTKTYLNYVQSTFDADGDTDTITTKDGKNVVIGGTASDRIATGNGNDIIVGDGGEAYVDRNREALLVSNQGRNLDGNSAGSDVIKTSGGDNVILGGLNSQSRDFDFVKNEQSGEWETTSVDENNEDLIVAGSGKDVVFGDNAYASFRGNYKMVEEKLNTKLPTFQTGNSSEEKNISDTSILSFNFTGDSDKKITPEMEAGVESAKNWNNISGLLSGTYGNNDNEIVRFDDGTRASAISVSYGGHENHRNTSTDSRINLQGYNHWLNGDDGNTILMNSGLMSTAPNQQCGSLLEVSVDGLAQYYESYDVIVYLDIPDSHSSANESVRKITLSTEDGKFTKSYYIDDRAGKTFSGSLVKGNNETVQGAINAVKSDDKNVVQNYVVFKVGKQFAADRIIITVEDGLHPYSYNGKDLPGIAGLQIRGDLHKQDVAVSTDIDYGGNDVVDTNGGDDIVVGGTGKDVIVTYGDERYSIDDNDVVYGDNAKLLFADRDNNPDTATTLTKAESIVASNLAATYDDAIRTGDGNDVVVGGIGNDVIFSGDVKVDDGTEETAGRFEAVKDNDANKNTDKVKLDNLDILSFNFTANNSGDDARVAHGVAAGVVVDDDWHDFYRNDRGVLMCDDTKAGWTQNLYEEEVNAIANNHAFNTFATVDGVNVDLYGRSEQNNNPLGLSAYTQKNVAELDGDTANSKIFNFSLALHSQEEIVLKLSGLNNYLARKESGETKGDQKTYDVYVYLGGDNDNSDTYNFVYDVFSDSYGDYAGEHRYVNDWVGHFFDGDYREATCTDADKARVVAENGVTPRVEMIGNYVVFRGVTGDKFTVHIKNYHIPGSDQWPKNLPVITAVQIVTGKGRFELNEDGNPKTNNDGEKVRANVAIGGDHDKDLVYGDDAYLEFDFDIPYGVGEHINDFQNRVVSANSMAIKHDDAVKVDTRDIIYTGKDRDVVVGGEDADTIKTGAADDVVVGDNANLMMEHNNPIGVFTPSNEITLDDHTIDTSTKEDYLGHDNVTVETIQRKYDPNWGNQNNGYWGWGQYGWGWYSNNNSARGSIEGIKEPVDTENTGRMDNIVDNEGSNLLIEGQTSSDVLYDPSAFENQDDNGDNHGDDNQPVNDNEQPVDDSQPEEELTQDDGVIRQIVLDKKDQGRDISIEAGETIMLVLTDWLEGNPWYQPNVLLQVDLLNGDNLNHSLLVSWNDHAELVTFTENCKNIDIPDSANVDGEHKIVLLVSSEEDLNFKATVTNS